The DNA segment GTCTCTGGCGGGGCAGGGTTGGGCATACCGGCCCTGGATGAGTTCGTGGACGACATCCTCATCCAGGGCGGTACGGACGTGTCCGTCTCCGTCGATCACCACGACGCGGTCACTGTCGTCGAGGAGCCCGAACCGGCCCGCCTGTATTTCGGCGAGCACGTCCTGGGCCACCGTCGGCGACGCGGACACTGTGCGGGAGCGGCGCCCCTTGGCGGGTGGTGTGTCGCGGGTCGAGGCCGGGGTGGTGGTCGTGGTGGTGGTGAACAGGTCGAGTTGGTTGCGGTCGTGGTGGCGCATCAGACGCGTTCCCGTCGTAGGTCGGTGATTTGGTGGGTGTATCCGGTGGCGTGTGCTCGCCATTCGCGCCACATGCCTGCGGTGACCGCCGCCCACGCCAGCACCGTGATCGCAGCTACGGGGGCGAGTATCCAGAGGGTGGTGATGGTGGCGATTTCCACGACCATCGCTAGTATCGCGACCAGGGTCATTTTCGCCCACATACCCAGAAATTTCAGTGTCCTCATTGCACTATCCCTTCTCCAGGGTCGTGGTTGTTGTCACCAGCCGTGTGCGGGTAGGTGGCGGGGGCAGAACACGGTGCGTTCGCTGGTGGCGAGCCAGCCGGGGAAGTTGCGGGTGTAGTCGGCGATGTGGTCCCAGTCGCGGAAGGCCCGGTACTGGTCGTCGGGGTAGTCGCCGCATTCGCCGCACCGGGCGAGAAACACCGGGTCGCAAGGCCAGATCACGAATTCCGCCGCAGGTTTGCGGTTCAGGTATTGCGACCATGCCTGATCAACGCGGATTTCTCGCTGGGCCTCGTCGCGGGTGCGGTGCACTGTGCCCGACAGCTCCGACATCACATCGTCGTCGTCGCCCAGGTCCAGCACCCACAACACCCGGTAGTGCGTCACGTCCACCAGTGACGGCCAGTTCACGTCCCCATACATCAGGCCACCGCCTGAAGGTGCGCACCCTCACCGGCGGGCCTGGTGTGGACGAAGGTGACCAGTTCCTCGATTTCGGTGTCGGTGACGTAGGAGGCACGGACCCGCACTGGAACACGGGTGCGTTGCTGGACGACGTAACCAATCCCGGCTGTTTCGGCGATGTTGGGGATTTCGTCGGCGATAGCTCCGCGCAGGCGGGCGTTTTCCCCGAGTGTCATGTCCACATGCGACTGGGCGGTGACCCGCAGGCAGATCCGCACCGTGAACAAGTCCCTGATCGGCACCGTGTCCTTGGTGGGCTCCTGCACCAGCGCCATCATCGAATGCCCCGTGGCCCGCCCTTGCGAGCCGATGACCGCGAGGTTACGGGCCAGTTCGCGCCGAGACTGGGTGTCGGAGTTGTAGGCCAACAGGGCCCCGATCTCGTCCACGATCAACAGGTTCAGCGGTGTCCCGGGCGAGATCGTGATCTTGCGGTCGCCCCGTCCGGCGAGTTCGTGTTGCACCCGTTTGAGGTCGTCCACGAACTCGCCGACCAGATCCGCACAGTCGGTCTCGCTGGTGGCGTAGCGGTAGGCGATGCCCGCGAGCGTGCCGAACTCCATCTGCTTCGGATCGCACAACCACAACCGCACCAGCCCGTCACGGATCATCGGCGCCAGCGCCCGCAGGATCGACATGGGGATGGAGTTCTTCCCCGCACCGGTGGCGCCCGCGATGAACGTGTGCTGCCCCAGCACAGCCAGCCGCCAATCCTGACCGAACTCGGTTTCACCGACGTAAATGTCGGTGGGGTCGACCGCTTCCGACTCCTGCGGCATCTCCGGCGCCGGAATCGTCTCGGTGAACGGTTCCTTCCGCTCGATCACCAACCCCACGACACCAGGCTTGACCCGCTCCACCGCCACCCGCTGCACCCGCAGTGCGTCCGCCAACTCCTCAAGCTTCGCCTCGAAGTGGCGGGCGTGCATGCCCTTCGGGATCCGCAACCACAACGTGTCCACCGTCGGCGAGAACGACCGGGTGCGGATGATCCGCGGGAAATGCTCCTCATCAGTCTTGCGGTGCACCGTGCACAAATCACAAGCCCGCAAGGCGGCATTGAACCGAGGCCCCAGATAGGCACCCCACCGACGCCTCCACGCCCGCAACCGAGGAGCGGCGTAGTGGTCGAACGTGGCCGGATGCGCCCGATACCAACCACACAACGCCACCACCGTGCCCCCGGCGATGCCACCCGTGGTGGCCCAACCCAATTCCAGCCCTGCCGTGGCGGCGGTCGCGGGGGCCACCATCGTGCCGACCGGGTGCCGAGCGGTCCACACCAGCGCCTTCACCTCACGGCCCGTGCGTCGTTTCGCATCCGGTGTGCTCATCACAGAAACTCCCTTCTCCTCACACACAAAACCGGCCCCGCCACCCCTGCGAACTTCACAAGGGGTTTGCGGGGCCGGTCTCGCGCCGTGTCGTGTCTTTATTGGTTATGTGGGGGTTAGTCCTTGATGGCGGCACTAGCGTCCTGCAACTCCGCGATCAAATGACCCACCGCGCGCGCCGCCTTATCGTGATGCGCCTTGAAACCCTCCCGACGCACCGGAATACCGTGCATCGCCTGCTTCAACTGCCGCATCGCCGCATCCAGATCCCCCAACACCCGATCAACCTGATGTGCCATGAGTCAGAACCTCCAATCCCGCGAGATCAACTCGCCCTCATACTTACGAGCCGTGGCCCGCATCCGGTCCAACGCGTCGAACGCCTTACGCCGGAACCCGCGCAACTCCTCCGGTGTGGACACCGTGAACCCACCCGGCATCTCCCTGGAATCAAAAGAATTGATGAGCTTGTCCACCTCATCGAACTGCTCCGCCACCAGATTCAACGCGTTCACGAAATTCGCGTAATTCTGCTGAGCACGACGATTCCTCGCCCCACTCACACCCGGAACCTGCATGTGCCCTCACCTGCCTTCCGCATCGATACGTGCCCATTAAGCGCAAATCGACAGCTCACCTATGGTGATGGCGATCTGACATGCAATCTTGCGCCGCGACCATCCGGTCGGATGTCCTGCTCGCTGTGATCACCAGTCCCGCGCTTCAAGCCGCTCCAGCCTGTTCTGAAGGACATCGAGGCTCATATGGATGTCGTCTACCGCTTCCCGAGAACGGCCTCGCTGAAGCGCACGATCCAATTCCGCTTCAAACTCCTGAATCCTCGTGCGGACCTGCTCAATCTCCGTCAAGTCGTCTCCTCAGCTCGCTGTGTTCCCATCAGAACGCCCATCCCGTCCATATGAGCTGTTGAATACCGCCCCCTCCCTGTCATGCCCCGTTACGCAACACATGCTGCGCGTGCGCCAAGCCCTCACAAAACCCCGCCTGCCACGCCCGATCCGAGGCCGGTTCGTTCAACGCTTCCCACCGGTCCCGCTCCAACCGTGCCGACAGCCGCCGCAACAGCCCCGACACCCGCGCCGCACGCCCGCTCATCGCCGCGCCTCCGTCCTCGTACTGGTGTGGAGCCAGACCAGCACGACACCAGCCACCACCGCCGCGCCCAGCCACCACGACGCCGCGAACAAACAGACCGTCAACACAGCTACCATCAGATACGTCACCATTTCCCTGCCTCCACAATGTCGTTGTTACGTGTACTCCCATTGACGACCGCACTGCTCACATGTCGCAATTCCCGTCGGCGACACAAAAAACGCTGCCGTGCACGAATGGTCAGCCATCACGCGACCGCTTCACGAATACGCTCACACGCCGGACACCATTTCGCGCCCCACGTCAACCACACGCTCTCCCGCTCGCCCCGCTCCGCCGTCGCGCCACACAGGCCAACAATGCGGCCGTCCCACCAGGAATGAGACCTCGTGCGATGCACCAACTCGTCGTCCGGCATCACACACCCCGCTTGACGCCCGCAGGATTGAACGTGCACACACCCTCACCTGAAACCATCACACTCACTCCCTCTATCGAAAACTCGTGGTAAAACCCCAAGACCCCCGGAAACAAATGTCGGGAATCAAGGCGCGTCACCACAAACAGACGCGGTTTTTGGCATGAATCGGCCCACTCTGTAATTGACAAACAACAAAAGGGAAGCGCACTGGCCCGACTCGAACCGGGCGGCCTACCAACTAGGGCAGCGCTCCAGGGTGGTGATTCCGCGCCACGCGGGGGAACTAGCGCGAGCCGGACACCCACCGGCCATCAACCGGTACTAGGCGGCGGACGACAAGCCGCTCTGCCCGGCAGGCTTGAGCCCCGCAGCCTTGAACGACAGACCCGAGGTGACGTTGCCCTGATCGTCCTTCATCGCCCACGGCGAGGTCGTCGCGTCGATCAGCTCCACATACGTACCCTCGTCAAACCCATCCCCAGGGTCAGCCGACAACGTCACCTTGATCTCTTCACCCTTGCCCACCCGGCCGCCATCCTCACGCGGCCGACGCTTCGCGAACACCGACACCACAAACTGCTGCTCGTTCGTGCCGTACGCCAGAACCGGCACCAGCTCCCCGTTACCGTCCTCGCGCATCTTCATCACCGGCGCCTCCGTCACCATCAACTTGAAGCCACCCAAGTTCACCGGGATGTTCCGCATACCGTCCTCCTATGTTTAGGGCTATCAACTTGCGTTGTTTAGTGGGGTAACTACATAACATCATCAATGCCCAACCATGTCAACCCCTCGCAACAACTGGTGTTTATACCCCTACCGCGATGCTGTTGTCCCCCCTAACCAGGGTTGATACAGTGCCCTTGACAGAGGCAGGGAGACCATGTTGGATATCGCGGCCGTTCAAGACATTGAGGACCTGCGCGAGCGTGCCCAGCGCATCAACGAGCTGGTAGACGAGCAGCAGGCGGTCATGGCCGAGTTGTCGCGGTTGCGTCGCGAAGCTATTGAGGACCTGCTGCGCTCAGGCATGACGCAAACCGACATCGCAAAGCTGCTCGGTATGACGCGATCTCGTATCTCGCAGCTACTGGCCGGGAGCGGCCGTAAACCTGAGCGCGGACTGCTCAGCGGTAGCGATTCGGTCATCGTCGTCGTGCCTGTTGAGTACGCCCCTTACCCCGAGGGCAAGCAACGGCCCGTCGTGCATCACGAGGACACCGAGTTTCTGGAGCGGGTGACCAGGCTTGCCGAGGGGGTAGGTCTGCGGGTCGAGACCGAGTATGCCGGGCAAAACGACTTCATCGACTTGAACCGCGACGGGTTGATCATCACATGTGGACCTCGTCAGTCACCGTGGCTTGAACAGGCGTTGAGCGCCGACACCCGATATGGGTTCGCTCGGGACGACGCGGGATGGTTCTTGCAAGACAAGGAATCCGGGGAGAAGTACCGCTCACCGCAGGACTCCGGCAAGCCGCAGGACTACGGGTACCTCGGTGCGCTCCCCAGGCCGGACGGCAACGGGTTTTGGCTGTATGCGGCCGGAATTCACGCGACAGGGTCGCGCGGCGCGGCCAAGTACCTCGCGGACAACGTGACCAGCTTGTACAAGACGTACAAGAACACCCTGTGGTCGTGCCTGGTTTCGTGTGACTACGAGCCGGAAAGCCGGGAGCTGACCGGAAGCGAGCTACTAACCCCGATCCAGCGGCGCGGCACACTGCCAACAACCCGCAAGCACTGACGGAGATGACGTGCGCGTACTAGTCACCGGCGCGGGCGGATTTCTCGGCCGAACCGTAACCGCCAAGCTCGTGCGGAACGACCACGAAGTCATCGCGCTGGTCAGACCGGGTGGCAGCGATGTCTCGGCGGAACGCGTCCGCCTTGTCAAGGCTGATATCACCGATGCTTCACAACTACGCGACGCGTTGCGAGGCGCGAACTTCGACGCCGTCGTCCACCTTGCGGCCCTGACCAAGATGAGGGAATCCGACAGCGCATTCGAGCAGTACCAAGAGGTCAACGCAAGCGGTACCTCAGCGATGCTCTCAGCCATCGACAACGAGCTAGTGCCTCACGTTGTCTACGCATCCACGATCGCCGTCTACGGCCCCGACTGTCCTGAACCTACGGAGGATTCGCTGACGGACCCGAGGAACCCGTACGCCGAATCCAAGCTGCGTGGCGAAGAGCTGTTGAGAGCAGCCGCAGAACAAGGACAGTGCCGGGTGACAACACTTCGGTGCGGCAACATTGCCGGTGGATTCCGGGATGTCTACGACGTCAACGGGAGCCACATCATCCCGCGTGTACTGGAAAGCGCGAGATCTGGAAAACCCGTGCCCGTCAACGGGGCCGGAGACGCTGTTCGTGACTACGTCCACGTCGAAGATGTCGCCGACGCCATCAACTTGGTATTCACGAAGGATGAGGCCAAGTCGTCGACGTACAACGTCGGCAGCGGCCAAGGCGTGAGCGTCAACGACATCCTCACGACAGCTGAAGCGGTGACATGCATCGACATTGCCGTCGACCGCAAGCCCGCAGTCAACGAGACCAAGTATATCGTCCCGAACAGCTCTCGCATCCACGACGAACTGCAATGGACGCCCGCACGGTCGTCCTTGGCCCGGATCATCCGTGACGCGTGGTCAGCTCTGGAAATCGCGTCCGTCTGACCGCAGCGTAGTGTCGTGATTCGACTGATGTTTGACACCGCTGATCGAGCGGACCCATTGGACGGGGGAGACCCCGGTTGAGACCGCCGACATCACCATCCGGGGCGATCGCATGGTCATCACGGCGACTCACGAAGTGTCAGTGCCGAAGGGGAGCAAGTAATGCCCATCCTGTCCGTCATCACGCCCGTCTACCAGCCGGAGCCGGAACACCTCATGGCGGCGTACGAGTCCTTGAAGGACCAGGAGATACCGTCAGGGTGGGAGTGGGAATGGATGCTTCAGGAAGACGGTTCCTCTGGCGTTGCCAAGGAAATCCTTCCTGAGGACGAGCGAATCCGCTTTGGGCAAGGTCGCAAGGGCGGGGTTGCCATCACGAGGAATCTTGCTCTCTCGGCAGCCAAGGGGCAGCTCGTCAAGAACTTGGATCAGGACGACATTCTGACCAGTGGCGTTCTCGCGCGGGACATTCAGGCCATCGACGGCAATGACGGTGTCCGATGGACGACATCCCGTGTGCTCGATCTGCTCCCCGACGGCTCCCTGGTCGGATTCGACAACGACCCCGAGCACGGTCGACTTAGGACCGGAGTGGTTGTAGAACACTGGCGTGCGCACAATTTCCGACTTCCCGTGCATCCTACGACGATGTGCATCGAGCGGAAGCTAGCGGTAGCACTCGGAGGTTGGATGGCTGTTCCTGGCTCCGACGACACGGGCCTGTTGACGGCCGCGAGCGTGGTCGCGGATGGCTTCTTCGAGAGCGAAGTTGGCCTGCACTACCGGAAGTGGCCCGGACAGGAAACCGCCATGGCAAGGCACACCGAGGCAGTCGAATGGAACGCCCGTATGCATCTCATCAGCGAACGAGCCGAATTCCTCGCGCAGGCGGTGGCCGTCGCCAACAGGTGATGGCCGCTGTGTTCAGAGTTTCTTTACTTGTTCAAGGCGGGCGCCTCCGGCGCCCGCTCGGCCTCAGCCTCTCTTGCTCCGGCCGAGCCTGCGCGGGGCGTGCGGCTGGCGCCGGTCCCCGCGCATCGGCCGGAGCCGAGGCAGGCCGAGGACAGCAAGGGGGCGCTGAACAATAAGAAAGAACCTGTCCTCGCCGGACGGGCAGGTCTCCGGGATGGCCGGGAAACGACGAACGCTGCGGTCCGTGGGCGGCCCAGGGCGTGCCATCCCGACGACCTCCCGAAGGGCTATCACGCCGCGCCAAGGGGGCAAGCTTGGTAGGGTCCGTGCCAGTCCCGAGGCGGGTTGCCCCCTTGACACAGCGTGATCGGGCTACGCCAGGTCGACGGGATGGCACAAGGGCCACCCACTCGTAGATGTGAAGGCGCGTCAGGTGGCTGCTAGATCGAGTGTCAGGGACCGTGCAAAATCGGAGAACTGGGTGAGGCTTTCTGGCGAGGTGAGTCGAGTTGTCGTTAGGACTACTTGTTCACCAGGACTGTCGTAATCGAGTACCAGCTTCGCGCCGGAAGGCCAGACTCCGTTCCGTTCGTACTCCTCGCCCCATAGCGTGTTGGTGTGGTACGGCCCGGTGCCATCTTCTCGCGGGATGGAGATGGACTTGAGCAGGCGCCGAGGCCACGCAATGATGGACTTCACGTCCTCGGTGTTGGGCCTCTGCGCTCCTGTCGCTTGTCCTGTCCAACAGGCTCGTACGACCGCCTGATCCGTAAAAAGCCATGCATACGCCTTGTATGCCACTCGGTCTTCGAAGTCATGCTGTAGTTGGTACGCGACGCGGGGCGCGCCAAAGCTGAGCACATCGAATCGAGCTAACACGTGGCCAGGCACAGGTGCGTGGCTTGGATGCTCATTCACGGTGATGAAGCCGTCCCGCAGCTCTTTCAACGATTCGTCGACCATTTGCACTCCAGAGGATGACTTGCCCAGCAAGCCGGGCCGTTTGCCGTTCGTCGCTCCACACTGGCGCTTCGTTACGTCAGGGAGTCTTGCTCGTCACCTCGTCCGAGGAGCCCGTTTAAACAGCGCCGTGTCACATTCATGCCACATCCGGTCCGCAGGGCACGACAGACGTCGGAAGTCGTTGATATGGATGGCTGCACGTCAGCGCGGCGCGGGACGCCGAGGTGCAGGCTGGGGAAACGACGAATAAGGTCAAGGGGTCGCAGGTTCAAATCCTGTCAGCCCGACCATTCAGGGGCCGTCTACGCAGGTAGACGGCCCCTTGGTCATTTCATGGGTCAGTCATGACGGTCAGCAACCAACATTTGACCAACACGCCCGCTTGCTCACGCCGCGCGTTTCCGCAGCACATCCCGGCGTCGGAGGTCGAGTACGTCGGCGACCTCGTCGAGGCGGTCGGGGAAGAGGTGGCCGTAGACGTTGAGGGTCATGGCGGCGTCGGTGTGGCCGAGCATCTGCTGGACGACCTTGACGTCGGCTCCGGCGGATATGGCGAGTGAGGCGGCGGTGTGGCGGAGTTTGTGCGGGGTGAGTCCGTCGATTTTGATTCCGGCTGCGTCGACGGCGGGGCTGAACTCGCGGGTGCGCCAGTTGTGACTACGCAGTGACAGGCCGCGTGTGGTGGTGAACAGCAGCTCGTCGGGTTCCCTGTCGTGGACGAGGGGGCGCAGCAGCGGGACCAGGGAGGCAGGGAACGACACGGTACGCCGCTTGCCGGTCTTGGGTAGTCCCTCGTGTTGCACGCCGTTGACCTCACGTCGCCCGCTCGGCTGAAGTCGAAAGAGGTCATGGTCGCCGGTGCCGCCTCAGGCATCGGCCGGGCCGTATCGCCGCGCGTCGCCGCGGAGGGAGCCACTGTCGCGCGTGCGGCTGACGCTGGTACCCGCACATCCAGGCGGGTTGAAACCCAAGGACGCTGGGGGCCACTTTTCTTCGTGCGACTGATTCCTTGGCTTCAAGGACACGCCGCTGTGCCTCCGCGCGAACGGCGTTGTCCTTACGACCCGGCGAGTACGAGCGTCGACGAGCCGCGAACACCGGGCAGTTTCCGGGTGGATGGTGGGCGGGCTTTCCGGTCGGGGGC comes from the Prauserella marina genome and includes:
- a CDS encoding glycosyltransferase: MPILSVITPVYQPEPEHLMAAYESLKDQEIPSGWEWEWMLQEDGSSGVAKEILPEDERIRFGQGRKGGVAITRNLALSAAKGQLVKNLDQDDILTSGVLARDIQAIDGNDGVRWTTSRVLDLLPDGSLVGFDNDPEHGRLRTGVVVEHWRAHNFRLPVHPTTMCIERKLAVALGGWMAVPGSDDTGLLTAASVVADGFFESEVGLHYRKWPGQETAMARHTEAVEWNARMHLISERAEFLAQAVAVANR
- a CDS encoding NAD-dependent epimerase/dehydratase family protein; this translates as MRVLVTGAGGFLGRTVTAKLVRNDHEVIALVRPGGSDVSAERVRLVKADITDASQLRDALRGANFDAVVHLAALTKMRESDSAFEQYQEVNASGTSAMLSAIDNELVPHVVYASTIAVYGPDCPEPTEDSLTDPRNPYAESKLRGEELLRAAAEQGQCRVTTLRCGNIAGGFRDVYDVNGSHIIPRVLESARSGKPVPVNGAGDAVRDYVHVEDVADAINLVFTKDEAKSSTYNVGSGQGVSVNDILTTAEAVTCIDIAVDRKPAVNETKYIVPNSSRIHDELQWTPARSSLARIIRDAWSALEIASV
- a CDS encoding FtsK/SpoIIIE domain-containing protein produces the protein MSTPDAKRRTGREVKALVWTARHPVGTMVAPATAATAGLELGWATTGGIAGGTVVALCGWYRAHPATFDHYAAPRLRAWRRRWGAYLGPRFNAALRACDLCTVHRKTDEEHFPRIIRTRSFSPTVDTLWLRIPKGMHARHFEAKLEELADALRVQRVAVERVKPGVVGLVIERKEPFTETIPAPEMPQESEAVDPTDIYVGETEFGQDWRLAVLGQHTFIAGATGAGKNSIPMSILRALAPMIRDGLVRLWLCDPKQMEFGTLAGIAYRYATSETDCADLVGEFVDDLKRVQHELAGRGDRKITISPGTPLNLLIVDEIGALLAYNSDTQSRRELARNLAVIGSQGRATGHSMMALVQEPTKDTVPIRDLFTVRICLRVTAQSHVDMTLGENARLRGAIADEIPNIAETAGIGYVVQQRTRVPVRVRASYVTDTEIEELVTFVHTRPAGEGAHLQAVA
- a CDS encoding helix-turn-helix domain-containing protein yields the protein MLDIAAVQDIEDLRERAQRINELVDEQQAVMAELSRLRREAIEDLLRSGMTQTDIAKLLGMTRSRISQLLAGSGRKPERGLLSGSDSVIVVVPVEYAPYPEGKQRPVVHHEDTEFLERVTRLAEGVGLRVETEYAGQNDFIDLNRDGLIITCGPRQSPWLEQALSADTRYGFARDDAGWFLQDKESGEKYRSPQDSGKPQDYGYLGALPRPDGNGFWLYAAGIHATGSRGAAKYLADNVTSLYKTYKNTLWSCLVSCDYEPESRELTGSELLTPIQRRGTLPTTRKH
- a CDS encoding tyrosine-type recombinase/integrase; amino-acid sequence: MQHEGLPKTGKRRTVSFPASLVPLLRPLVHDREPDELLFTTTRGLSLRSHNWRTREFSPAVDAAGIKIDGLTPHKLRHTAASLAISAGADVKVVQQMLGHTDAAMTLNVYGHLFPDRLDEVADVLDLRRRDVLRKRAA